One region of Mycobacterium riyadhense genomic DNA includes:
- a CDS encoding acyltransferase family protein translates to MNHAPTTRPARDLAVDFYRASGVVLIVLGHWAAGSVTYRDGSFGRQNPLVDQPWTQWLTWPFQAVPVFFVVAGYAGAVSWTHRNEPGGVSRQTWLRHRLARVLGPTAVYVGLVSLVVAILEFSGVAGSALEYAGWAVAMHLWFLAVYVVVVSLTPIAIAAQRRWGLLAPAVVVLAVVAVDAVSLGAHVAYLGWLNYLLCWGALYQIGIAWYVGQLARHRPLLLAIGSALALALLIGLGPYPVSMIGIPGQVIQNSAPPSVAMLAFGCAQAGAAMTLAPMLNRALRPHLVQRVLSVANSNVMALYLWHMLPVVIVALVGYPTGLLPQPVEGTAQWWLARLEWVVILCLVTAVELALLWLLRRVAAAPLPIIDLSLADRWSEPLLVAGAAMATYGLAFFAAEGFAPYGNFPWMTALIFGVGVALVAFRPAKISAGLRSTPATG, encoded by the coding sequence ATGAACCACGCACCCACAACTCGGCCGGCCCGCGATCTGGCGGTGGACTTCTACCGCGCATCGGGAGTGGTCCTCATTGTGCTGGGGCATTGGGCGGCCGGATCGGTGACATATCGCGACGGATCATTCGGTCGGCAGAACCCGCTCGTCGACCAACCCTGGACCCAGTGGCTGACTTGGCCTTTCCAGGCGGTGCCGGTGTTCTTCGTGGTGGCCGGCTACGCCGGCGCGGTGTCTTGGACACACCGTAACGAGCCCGGCGGTGTGTCGCGGCAGACGTGGCTTCGGCATCGACTGGCGCGAGTACTCGGACCCACCGCGGTGTACGTCGGACTGGTGTCGCTGGTTGTCGCAATTCTGGAGTTCAGCGGTGTGGCCGGTTCCGCGCTGGAGTACGCGGGTTGGGCCGTAGCAATGCATTTGTGGTTTCTCGCAGTCTACGTAGTGGTGGTATCGCTAACACCCATTGCTATTGCCGCACAACGACGTTGGGGACTGTTAGCCCCGGCCGTTGTGGTGCTGGCTGTCGTGGCAGTCGATGCCGTCTCGCTGGGCGCGCACGTGGCGTATCTCGGCTGGTTGAATTACCTGCTCTGCTGGGGAGCGCTCTACCAGATCGGAATCGCTTGGTACGTCGGGCAGTTAGCCCGCCATAGGCCGTTGCTGCTTGCCATCGGTTCGGCGCTGGCACTGGCATTGCTGATCGGGCTGGGTCCCTACCCGGTCAGCATGATCGGCATTCCCGGCCAAGTGATCCAGAATTCGGCGCCACCCTCGGTAGCGATGTTGGCGTTCGGATGCGCGCAGGCAGGAGCGGCGATGACGCTCGCGCCGATGTTAAACCGTGCCCTACGCCCACATCTGGTGCAGCGGGTGCTCTCCGTCGCCAATAGCAACGTGATGGCGCTGTACCTGTGGCACATGCTGCCCGTGGTGATCGTGGCGCTCGTCGGCTACCCGACCGGACTGTTGCCGCAACCGGTCGAGGGAACGGCGCAGTGGTGGCTGGCCCGGCTGGAGTGGGTGGTCATCCTCTGCCTCGTGACGGCGGTAGAGCTGGCGCTGTTGTGGCTGTTGCGTCGTGTTGCTGCGGCCCCGCTGCCCATCATCGATTTATCGCTCGCCGATCGCTGGAGCGAACCCCTCCTCGTGGCCGGCGCAGCGATGGCAACATACGGCCTCGCGTTTTTCGCCGCCGAAGGATTCGCTCCGTACGGGAATTTCCCGTGGATGACCGCCCTGATCTTCGGCGTCGGGGTGGCACTGGTGGCGTTTCGTCCAGCCAAGATCAGCGCGGGGCTACGTTCGACGCCCGCGACCGGATGA